A genomic stretch from Flavobacterium humidisoli includes:
- the purL gene encoding phosphoribosylformylglycinamidine synthase: MIHFFENQSKTVFAVQTQNEISAQDISKLNWLFADANKIEKSALTGFFVGPRATMITPWSTNAVEITQNMGISGIIRIEEFHPATEDFTDFDPMLSQKFNELDQEIFTINIQPEPILEIDDIAAYNKVEGLALSEEEVDYLNNLSAKLGRKLTDSEIFAFSQANSEHCRHKIFNGTFVIDGEEKETSLFKLIKKTSQENPNDIVSAYKDNVAFVKGPKVQQFAPKSADKPDFYEIKEFDSVISLKAETHNFPTTVEPFNGAATGSGGEIRDRLAGGQGSLPLAGTAVYMTSYSRLNDDRKWENAVEERKWLYQTPMDILIKASNGASDFGNKFGQPLITGSVLTFEHSENDRKIGYDKVIMQAGGIGYGKLDQSIKKKPQEGDKIVILGGENYRIGMGGAAVSSADTGAFGSGIELNAIQRSNPEMQKRAANAIRGLVESDNNPIVSIHDHGAGGHLNCLSELVEETGGLIDLDKLPVGDPTLSAKEIIGNESQERMGLVIGQKDIDTLQRIADRERSPMYQVGDVTGDHRFTFESKSNGSKPMDYALEDFFGSSPKTVMTDKTIDRKYADVAYNAGDFESYLKDVLRLEAVASKDWLTNKVDRCVGGKVAKQQNAGPLQLPLNNVGVMALDYLGKEGIATSIGHAPIAALIDPVAGSRNAIAESLSNIIWAPIKDQLKGISLSANWMWACKNEGEDARLYAAVEGCSEFAIELGINIPTGKDSLSMKQKYPNDEVIAPGTVIISAAGNCTDIRKVVEPVLQKNGDSIYYINLSQDDFKLGGSSFAQIRNTIGNETSTIKDASFFKNAFNTIQELIGESQILAGHDIGSGGLITTLLELCFADVNLGAKIDFSAFAEKDLLKILFAENIGIVFQAKSDAAVEAKLKANNIEFFKLGKATTTETLDLGLWTLDIKKYRDIWFETSYLLDQKQSKNGRAQARFENYKNQVLNYTFPAHFTGKKPEIDNSKPRPKAAIIREKGSNSEREMANAMYLAGFDVKDVHMTDLISGRETLEDIQFIGAVGGFSNSDVLGSAKGWAGAFLYNEKAKTALDNFFKREDTLSVGICNGCQLFMELEVINPEHEVHGKMLHNESQKHESIFTSVKVQENNSVMLSTLAGSTLGVWVSHGEGKFNLPYAEDQYNIVSKYAYEGYPANPNGSDYNTAMMCDKTGRHLVMMPHIERSTFQWNWAHYQKDRNDEVSPWHEAFVNARKWIEKN; the protein is encoded by the coding sequence ATGATCCATTTCTTTGAAAACCAAAGCAAAACTGTTTTTGCCGTACAAACGCAAAACGAAATTTCAGCTCAAGACATTTCAAAATTAAACTGGCTTTTTGCCGACGCGAATAAGATCGAAAAATCTGCATTGACAGGTTTCTTTGTTGGTCCTCGCGCTACCATGATTACACCTTGGAGTACAAATGCGGTAGAAATTACTCAAAACATGGGGATTTCTGGCATTATCAGAATCGAAGAATTTCATCCTGCAACGGAAGATTTTACTGATTTCGACCCAATGCTTTCTCAAAAATTCAACGAATTAGATCAAGAAATCTTCACTATCAACATTCAACCAGAACCAATTCTGGAAATAGATGATATTGCTGCTTACAATAAAGTGGAAGGTTTAGCTTTAAGCGAAGAAGAAGTTGATTACCTAAACAATCTTTCTGCTAAACTAGGAAGAAAATTAACTGATTCTGAAATTTTTGCTTTTTCTCAAGCAAATTCAGAACACTGCCGTCACAAAATTTTCAACGGAACATTTGTGATTGATGGAGAAGAAAAAGAGACTTCTCTTTTCAAATTAATCAAAAAAACATCTCAGGAAAATCCTAACGATATTGTGTCTGCTTACAAAGACAACGTTGCTTTTGTAAAAGGACCAAAAGTGCAGCAATTTGCACCAAAATCTGCTGACAAACCTGATTTTTACGAAATAAAAGAATTTGATTCTGTTATCTCATTAAAAGCAGAAACACACAATTTCCCAACAACTGTTGAGCCTTTCAACGGAGCTGCAACAGGTTCAGGAGGAGAAATTCGTGACCGTTTAGCTGGAGGACAAGGTTCATTACCATTAGCTGGAACTGCAGTTTACATGACTTCATACTCTCGTTTGAACGATGACAGAAAATGGGAAAATGCTGTTGAAGAAAGAAAATGGTTGTATCAAACCCCAATGGATATTTTGATCAAAGCTTCAAACGGAGCTTCTGATTTTGGAAATAAATTTGGACAGCCGCTTATTACAGGTTCTGTTTTAACTTTCGAACATTCAGAAAACGACCGTAAAATTGGTTACGATAAAGTAATCATGCAAGCGGGTGGAATTGGATACGGAAAACTGGATCAATCCATTAAAAAGAAACCACAAGAAGGCGATAAAATTGTAATTCTTGGTGGAGAAAATTATAGAATCGGAATGGGTGGTGCTGCGGTTTCTTCTGCAGATACTGGCGCTTTTGGTTCAGGAATCGAGTTAAACGCGATTCAGCGTTCAAATCCTGAAATGCAAAAACGTGCCGCTAATGCCATTCGTGGTTTGGTAGAAAGCGATAATAATCCAATTGTTTCTATTCACGATCACGGAGCTGGAGGACACCTAAACTGTCTTTCTGAATTAGTGGAAGAAACGGGAGGTTTAATCGATTTAGACAAATTGCCTGTTGGAGATCCAACACTTTCTGCAAAAGAAATTATTGGTAACGAATCTCAAGAAAGAATGGGATTGGTTATTGGTCAAAAAGATATTGATACGTTGCAAAGAATTGCCGACAGAGAGCGTTCGCCAATGTATCAAGTTGGAGATGTAACGGGAGACCACCGTTTTACATTCGAATCAAAATCAAATGGTTCAAAACCGATGGATTATGCTTTAGAAGATTTCTTCGGAAGTTCTCCAAAAACGGTTATGACAGATAAAACTATCGATAGAAAATATGCTGATGTTGCTTACAATGCAGGAGATTTCGAAAGTTATTTAAAAGACGTTTTACGTTTAGAAGCTGTTGCTTCAAAAGACTGGTTAACCAATAAAGTGGATCGTTGTGTTGGAGGAAAAGTGGCGAAACAGCAAAATGCAGGTCCGTTACAATTGCCTTTAAATAATGTCGGCGTTATGGCTCTGGATTATTTAGGAAAAGAAGGTATTGCAACTTCTATTGGGCACGCTCCTATCGCAGCTTTGATTGATCCGGTTGCAGGATCTAGAAATGCTATTGCAGAATCGTTATCAAACATTATCTGGGCGCCAATTAAAGACCAGTTAAAAGGTATTTCATTGTCTGCCAACTGGATGTGGGCTTGTAAAAACGAAGGTGAAGACGCTCGTTTATACGCTGCTGTTGAAGGATGTTCTGAATTTGCAATTGAATTAGGAATTAATATTCCGACAGGAAAAGATTCGCTTTCAATGAAACAAAAATATCCAAATGACGAAGTAATCGCGCCTGGAACGGTTATTATTTCTGCTGCCGGAAACTGTACAGACATTAGAAAAGTAGTTGAACCTGTTTTACAGAAAAACGGAGATTCAATCTATTATATTAATTTGTCTCAAGATGATTTCAAATTAGGAGGTTCTTCTTTTGCACAAATTAGAAACACAATCGGAAACGAAACTTCTACAATTAAAGACGCTTCTTTCTTTAAAAATGCGTTTAATACCATTCAGGAATTAATCGGCGAAAGCCAAATCTTAGCGGGTCATGATATCGGAAGTGGTGGTTTGATTACTACTTTATTAGAATTATGTTTTGCTGATGTAAATCTGGGAGCTAAAATTGATTTCAGCGCTTTCGCGGAAAAAGACCTATTGAAGATTCTTTTCGCAGAAAACATCGGAATCGTATTTCAAGCAAAATCAGATGCAGCTGTTGAAGCTAAATTAAAAGCTAACAATATCGAATTTTTCAAATTAGGAAAAGCGACAACTACTGAGACTTTAGACCTTGGACTTTGGACTTTAGACATTAAAAAATACAGAGATATCTGGTTCGAGACTTCTTATTTATTAGATCAAAAACAATCTAAAAACGGAAGAGCTCAAGCACGTTTTGAAAACTATAAAAATCAGGTTTTAAATTATACTTTCCCTGCACATTTTACAGGAAAAAAACCAGAAATCGACAACTCTAAACCAAGACCAAAAGCTGCTATTATCCGCGAAAAAGGAAGTAATTCTGAACGTGAAATGGCAAATGCTATGTACTTAGCAGGTTTTGACGTAAAAGACGTTCACATGACGGATTTAATTTCTGGACGTGAAACTCTTGAGGATATTCAGTTCATCGGAGCTGTTGGAGGATTCTCTAATTCAGACGTTTTAGGTTCTGCTAAAGGTTGGGCTGGAGCTTTCTTATACAACGAAAAAGCAAAAACAGCTTTAGATAATTTCTTCAAAAGAGAAGATACTTTATCTGTTGGAATTTGTAACGGCTGCCAGTTGTTTATGGAATTGGAAGTGATTAATCCTGAGCACGAAGTTCACGGAAAAATGCTTCATAACGAAAGCCAGAAACACGAAAGTATCTTTACTTCTGTAAAAGTTCAGGAGAATAATTCTGTTATGTTATCGACGTTGGCTGGAAGCACTTTAGGAGTTTGGGTTTCTCACGGAGAAGGAAAATTCAATTTGCCTTATGCAGAAGACCAATATAACATTGTTTCTAAATACGCTTACGAAGGTTATCCTGCAAATCCAAACGGTTCAGATTATAACACAGCAATGATGTGTGATAAAACAGGAAGACATTTGGTTATGATGCCTCACATTGAGCGTTCGACTTTCCAATGGAACTGGGCTCATTATCAAAAAGACAGAAACGATGAAGTTTCGCCTTGGCATGAAGCTTTTGTTAATGCTAGAAAATGGATTGAGAAAAACTAA
- a CDS encoding slipin family protein — protein MIKRITIETYQVGLVFENRKLIKVLEEGLHWIFGNKNIMIYDLNGSFQAPFELDILLQNEVLASLLEVVEVADNEIVLQFVKGNFKEVLTPGKYAFWKGVVKNEFIKADLSKIEITENIPVNLLENVKMRYFTRKFIVASNDKALLFVNGTFVKELKSGTHYFWNNAITIEVKTVDTRQQQLEISGQELLTKDKAGLRINFFVRYQVVDIMKALTENKDFEKQLYVAMQLALRAFVGGLTLDELLSKKDAIADAILEEAKTKIKDLGLAISDAGIRDVILPGDMKEIMNQVLVAEKKAQANSIMRREETAATRSLLNTAKLMEENEMLWKLKEMEYVEKIADKIGEITISGGGNVIGQLKEIFVK, from the coding sequence ATGATAAAAAGAATTACAATCGAGACTTACCAAGTAGGCTTGGTGTTCGAAAATAGAAAATTAATTAAAGTATTAGAAGAAGGATTACATTGGATTTTTGGAAACAAAAACATTATGATTTATGATCTAAACGGATCTTTTCAGGCTCCTTTTGAGTTGGATATTTTATTGCAAAATGAAGTGTTAGCATCTCTTTTGGAAGTTGTTGAAGTTGCAGATAACGAAATCGTATTGCAATTTGTAAAAGGAAATTTCAAAGAAGTTTTAACGCCAGGGAAATATGCTTTTTGGAAAGGAGTTGTAAAAAATGAATTCATTAAAGCAGATTTGTCTAAGATTGAAATCACAGAAAATATTCCAGTAAACTTATTGGAAAATGTCAAGATGAGATACTTCACAAGAAAATTTATTGTAGCAAGTAATGATAAAGCTTTGTTATTTGTGAATGGAACTTTTGTGAAAGAATTGAAATCAGGGACACATTATTTCTGGAATAACGCCATTACAATCGAAGTGAAAACCGTTGATACTAGGCAGCAACAATTGGAAATTTCTGGTCAGGAGTTGTTGACTAAAGATAAAGCAGGATTAAGAATTAACTTTTTTGTGAGATATCAAGTGGTTGATATTATGAAAGCTTTGACCGAAAATAAAGATTTTGAAAAACAATTGTATGTCGCAATGCAACTGGCTTTAAGAGCTTTTGTTGGCGGATTAACTTTAGATGAATTATTGTCAAAGAAAGATGCAATTGCCGATGCTATTTTAGAAGAAGCAAAAACTAAGATCAAAGATTTAGGTTTAGCAATTTCTGATGCTGGAATAAGAGATGTAATTCTTCCAGGAGATATGAAAGAAATCATGAATCAGGTTTTGGTTGCTGAGAAAAAAGCGCAGGCCAACAGCATTATGAGAAGAGAAGAAACTGCCGCAACAAGAAGTTTGCTAAACACAGCAAAGCTGATGGAAGAAAACGAAATGTTGTGGAAGTTGAAAGAGATGGAGTACGTTGAAAAAATCGCTGATAAAATTGGTGAAATCACCATTTCTGGCGGTGGAAACGTAATTGGTCAATTAAAAGAAATCTTCGTAAAGTAA
- a CDS encoding AMP-dependent synthetase/ligase, with protein MVSITRLFDFPYYQQETYNLPVALATKKNGVWEKTSSQEYIAKANAISRALLRMGVQKDDKIALITSNNRTEWNIMDIGILQTGAQNVPIYPTIAEEDYEYILNHSGSIYCFVSDEEVLQKVNAIKANVPTLKEVYSFNEIPGCKHWTDLLALGEDESNQSEVEARKDSIQTDDLATIIYTSGTTGKPKGVMLSHKNIVSNVLDSAPRIPFDPGKSTALSFLPICHIFERMILYIYQFYGVSVYFGESIDKISDNLKEVRPTVITAVPRLLEKVYDKIYAKGAELTGIKKKLFFWAIDLGLRYEPYGANGAWYEFQLKIARKLIFSKWKEGLGGNLDLMVSGSAALQPRLTRVFAAAEIPVMEGYGLSETSPVIAVNDQRNRGFKIGTVGKPIRNLEVKIAEDGEILLKGPNVMLGYYKDPEKTAEAIIDGYFHTGDIGEIDSEGFLKITDRKKEMFKTSGGKYIAPQMIENAMKQSRFIEQIMVIGEGEKMPAAFIQPNFEFVKEWAKIHKIVLGDSPADISSNAEVIKRIDNEVEEINKKFGHWEQIKRFELTPDVWSIDGGQLTPTLKLKRKIIKEIYKDLYAKIYGNN; from the coding sequence ATGGTTTCAATCACACGCCTTTTTGATTTTCCCTATTATCAACAAGAAACTTACAACCTTCCAGTTGCGCTTGCAACCAAAAAAAATGGAGTCTGGGAAAAAACATCTAGCCAAGAATATATTGCAAAAGCAAATGCTATTTCTAGAGCATTATTGCGTATGGGCGTTCAGAAAGATGATAAAATTGCTTTAATTACTTCGAACAACAGAACGGAGTGGAATATAATGGATATTGGTATTTTGCAGACTGGTGCTCAAAATGTTCCAATTTATCCAACTATTGCAGAAGAAGATTACGAATATATTTTGAACCATAGCGGCAGTATTTACTGTTTTGTTTCTGATGAAGAAGTATTACAGAAAGTAAATGCCATTAAAGCAAATGTACCCACTTTAAAAGAAGTTTATTCTTTTAATGAAATTCCAGGATGCAAACACTGGACAGACCTTCTTGCACTTGGCGAAGACGAAAGCAATCAAAGTGAAGTTGAAGCTAGAAAAGACAGTATCCAGACAGATGATTTAGCCACTATAATTTATACTTCTGGAACAACAGGAAAACCTAAAGGAGTTATGCTTTCGCACAAAAACATTGTATCGAATGTTTTAGACAGTGCGCCAAGAATTCCTTTTGATCCAGGAAAAAGTACTGCATTAAGCTTCTTGCCTATTTGCCATATCTTTGAAAGAATGATTTTGTACATCTATCAATTTTATGGGGTTTCGGTTTATTTTGGAGAATCTATAGATAAAATCAGTGATAACTTAAAAGAAGTGCGCCCAACTGTAATTACAGCTGTACCAAGACTTTTAGAAAAAGTTTACGATAAAATTTATGCTAAAGGAGCTGAATTAACCGGTATCAAGAAAAAATTATTTTTCTGGGCAATTGATTTAGGTTTAAGATACGAACCATACGGAGCAAATGGTGCTTGGTATGAATTCCAATTAAAAATTGCACGCAAACTAATTTTCAGCAAATGGAAAGAAGGTTTGGGCGGAAATTTAGATTTAATGGTTTCTGGAAGTGCGGCATTACAACCACGTTTAACGAGAGTTTTTGCTGCCGCGGAAATTCCAGTTATGGAAGGTTACGGTTTATCTGAAACATCGCCAGTAATTGCAGTTAACGACCAAAGAAATAGAGGCTTTAAAATTGGAACGGTTGGAAAACCAATTCGCAATCTTGAAGTTAAAATCGCCGAAGATGGAGAAATCTTATTGAAAGGACCAAACGTAATGTTGGGTTACTACAAAGATCCAGAAAAAACTGCTGAAGCAATTATAGATGGTTATTTCCATACAGGAGATATTGGAGAAATTGATAGTGAAGGTTTCTTGAAAATTACAGATCGTAAGAAAGAAATGTTCAAAACTTCTGGAGGTAAATATATCGCTCCACAAATGATTGAAAATGCCATGAAACAATCTCGTTTTATTGAACAGATTATGGTTATTGGAGAAGGCGAAAAAATGCCAGCAGCGTTTATTCAGCCCAACTTTGAATTTGTAAAAGAATGGGCGAAAATTCATAAAATCGTTTTAGGAGATTCTCCTGCTGATATTTCTTCAAATGCTGAAGTAATCAAACGTATTGATAACGAAGTGGAAGAAATCAACAAAAAATTTGGTCACTGGGAACAAATTAAGCGTTTTGAGCTGACACCTGATGTTTGGTCAATTGATGGAGGACAACTTACTCCTACTTTAAAATTGAAACGAAAAATCATCAAAGAAATTTACAAAGATCTTTATGCAAAAATCTACGGAAACAATTAA
- a CDS encoding 3'-5' exonuclease yields the protein MKTTDKIIIIDLEATCWQGAVPSGQQNEIIEIGLAVLDTETGAISKNKGILVKPQCSSVSLFCTELTTITQDLLDKNGVSFEDAINELIDEYNPDLYTWASYGQYDLNMLKKQCKSLGIPYPMGEEHINVKEHFAEKFGLVKPTGMNGALALLNIPLEGTHHRGIDDAKNIAKILNWCLKS from the coding sequence ATGAAAACTACAGATAAAATTATTATTATCGATCTAGAAGCCACATGTTGGCAAGGTGCGGTCCCGAGTGGGCAGCAAAATGAAATTATAGAAATCGGTTTGGCTGTATTGGATACAGAAACTGGAGCAATTTCTAAGAATAAAGGAATATTGGTAAAACCACAGTGCTCGAGCGTTAGTTTATTTTGTACGGAATTGACCACCATTACTCAGGATTTACTTGATAAGAATGGAGTTAGTTTCGAAGATGCCATTAATGAGCTTATTGACGAATACAACCCCGATTTATATACTTGGGCAAGTTACGGCCAGTACGATTTGAATATGCTGAAAAAACAATGTAAATCGTTGGGTATTCCATACCCAATGGGAGAGGAGCATATCAATGTAAAAGAGCATTTTGCCGAAAAGTTTGGCTTGGTTAAACCAACAGGAATGAACGGCGCGCTTGCATTGCTAAATATTCCGTTAGAAGGAACACATCACCGCGGAATTGACGATGCCAAAAACATCGCAAAGATTTTGAATTGGTGCCTTAAAAGTTAG
- a CDS encoding phytanoyl-CoA dioxygenase family protein, with product MPWTVLEQLWKRTLDSKNADSNHTNWDSQIKILYQLGIGMEDTLYFLYSEKPDFETFKTWINNRKRDIASEIEDLTENVLSDQDLEFWNRNGYVVVKNAISKEDCEATQKAIWEYLKMNPDEKESWYKRHEEQKGLMLNFSDHETLNRNRFSPKVKKAYEQLYGTTNIYKTIDKVSFNPPETDHFTFLGSPLHWDMSLKKPLTYGLQGLFYLTECRENDGAFHCVPGFHNQIDEWLDKLEPHENPREKALKTLHPKPITGDAGDFIIWHNALPHCATPNKGENPRMVQYLTYLPNDYNAAGEWI from the coding sequence ATGCCTTGGACAGTTCTCGAACAATTATGGAAACGTACTTTAGATTCTAAAAATGCGGACTCAAACCATACCAATTGGGATAGTCAAATTAAAATACTGTATCAATTAGGTATTGGTATGGAAGATACTTTGTATTTTCTATATTCTGAAAAACCAGATTTTGAAACTTTCAAAACATGGATTAATAATAGAAAAAGAGATATTGCATCCGAAATCGAGGATTTAACTGAAAATGTACTATCTGATCAAGATCTTGAATTTTGGAATCGGAACGGTTATGTTGTCGTTAAAAATGCTATTTCAAAAGAAGATTGCGAAGCCACACAAAAAGCTATTTGGGAATATTTAAAAATGAATCCGGATGAAAAAGAAAGCTGGTACAAGCGTCACGAAGAACAAAAAGGGCTTATGCTTAATTTTTCAGATCATGAAACTTTAAATCGTAATCGTTTTTCGCCAAAAGTAAAAAAGGCTTACGAACAGCTTTATGGAACTACGAATATCTACAAAACTATAGACAAAGTAAGTTTTAATCCGCCCGAAACAGATCATTTCACTTTTCTTGGAAGTCCTCTTCATTGGGATATGAGCTTAAAAAAACCGCTTACTTATGGTCTTCAAGGCTTGTTTTATTTAACCGAATGCAGAGAAAATGATGGCGCTTTCCATTGCGTTCCAGGTTTTCATAATCAAATCGATGAATGGCTCGACAAACTTGAACCGCATGAAAATCCACGAGAAAAAGCTTTAAAAACTTTACATCCAAAACCAATTACAGGAGATGCAGGCGATTTTATAATCTGGCATAACGCATTACCGCACTGTGCAACGCCAAACAAAGGAGAAAATCCAAGAATGGTTCAATATCTTACTTATCTTCCAAACGATTACAATGCAGCTGGAGAATGGATTTGA
- a CDS encoding TonB-dependent receptor domain-containing protein, with protein MKKWKQNLLAAIILFVISQYSFSQKTNSINGIITDGKTPIEFVDVVLKPVSDTTKTAAYAITDASGKFILENIDPADYILKFRLIGFKTINQKIKYSGSTAALGNIVLQEDANLLNTVVVKSEKKQIQKTAEGFVFNAVSNISQSGGTATDMLKSIPTVAVDAEGGITLRGKSPMILINGKNSAITNMDQIAASSIESIEIITNPTAKYDANAESGIINIKLKKNNLSGTNGAVALGAGFGAKGRVNSSALFNHKTEKWNFGLGYDNRFAGRTKKINADRTNYFINDEHYIHQNRNDERTEGLQNLKLNIDFSPNEKNSFSFEALGNIETQDNDETLYTQVNTSANAFFSNNRRHSLELERSKVGELAFTYDRKFSDERKNLNTSITSSFGKHRENTDIDTYNYDEYQQQIDGALLQRTHNYENQNISNAIVNYTFPISEKSIIETGYKGTFRFFNSDFESADMINGEYVVNPLASNTFKFNEQINAVYGLMNSYIGDSENPKWKYNLGLRAENVSNTGATQNNSDRFNNDYLKIFPSASLQLNLKPEEFIKLNYSKRINRPDLDDLNPFIDITDALNPHGGNPYLKPEIIHIAEISYNKNWKNYSFSTNAFYRNATDAIRQYAQLLDNGVVLLQPQNIGSTVTYGLETIFSLKPVGFYDANISLTAFQQNINANNLPQAEDVVSNAFSWYGKVINNFVPWKGGKLQIIGNYNSAVATPQGKRIPIYNVDMGFQQKLGKGNARLGLVVTDMFNTLESGYKNNTLLFSNHRTNKSDTRALMVTFAYTFRSDFKEKLLENQFSTE; from the coding sequence ATGAAAAAATGGAAACAAAATTTACTCGCTGCAATTATCTTATTCGTTATAAGCCAATACTCTTTTAGCCAGAAAACAAATTCAATTAATGGAATTATAACAGATGGAAAAACTCCAATCGAATTTGTCGACGTAGTTTTAAAACCAGTAAGCGACACAACCAAAACGGCTGCATATGCCATTACAGATGCTTCTGGAAAATTTATTCTTGAAAATATAGATCCTGCCGACTATATTTTAAAATTTAGATTAATTGGTTTTAAAACAATAAATCAGAAAATAAAATATTCAGGTTCTACTGCTGCATTAGGAAATATCGTTTTGCAGGAAGATGCCAATTTATTGAACACAGTTGTCGTAAAATCAGAAAAAAAACAGATTCAGAAAACTGCTGAAGGTTTTGTTTTTAATGCTGTTTCAAACATTTCACAATCTGGAGGAACCGCAACCGATATGCTAAAAAGCATTCCAACTGTTGCGGTTGATGCTGAAGGCGGCATTACCTTAAGAGGAAAATCGCCTATGATTTTGATAAATGGGAAAAATTCTGCCATTACCAACATGGATCAGATTGCCGCGAGCAGTATTGAAAGCATTGAAATAATCACGAATCCGACGGCTAAATATGATGCAAATGCTGAAAGCGGCATCATTAACATAAAACTCAAAAAAAACAACCTAAGCGGTACAAATGGTGCCGTAGCGCTAGGTGCAGGTTTTGGTGCAAAAGGAAGAGTCAATAGTTCTGCCCTTTTCAACCATAAAACAGAGAAATGGAATTTTGGTTTAGGATATGACAATCGTTTTGCTGGAAGAACCAAGAAAATAAATGCTGACCGAACTAATTATTTTATTAATGATGAACATTATATTCACCAAAATAGAAATGATGAACGAACTGAAGGCTTACAGAATTTGAAATTGAATATTGATTTTTCTCCAAATGAAAAAAATAGTTTTTCATTTGAAGCACTTGGAAATATCGAAACCCAAGACAATGACGAAACTTTGTACACGCAGGTAAACACAAGTGCCAATGCATTTTTCTCTAATAACAGAAGGCATTCATTAGAACTGGAACGTTCAAAAGTGGGCGAACTTGCTTTTACTTATGATCGTAAATTTTCTGACGAGCGAAAAAATTTAAATACATCGATTACTTCATCTTTCGGAAAACACAGAGAAAACACCGATATTGATACTTATAATTATGATGAATATCAGCAGCAGATTGATGGCGCTTTATTGCAAAGAACTCACAACTATGAAAATCAGAATATTTCGAATGCCATTGTAAATTACACTTTTCCAATTTCAGAAAAATCGATTATAGAAACAGGTTACAAAGGAACTTTCCGATTTTTTAATTCAGATTTTGAAAGTGCTGATATGATAAATGGGGAATATGTTGTAAACCCATTAGCGAGCAATACTTTCAAATTTAACGAACAAATAAATGCCGTTTATGGACTGATGAATTCCTATATCGGTGACAGCGAAAACCCAAAATGGAAATATAATTTAGGATTGCGTGCAGAAAATGTTTCCAACACTGGAGCAACACAGAATAACAGTGACCGATTCAACAATGATTATTTGAAAATTTTTCCGTCAGCTTCCTTGCAATTGAATCTAAAACCAGAAGAATTTATCAAACTAAACTACAGCAAACGAATCAACCGACCTGATTTGGATGATTTAAATCCGTTTATCGATATTACAGATGCACTGAATCCGCATGGCGGAAATCCATATTTAAAACCAGAAATCATTCATATTGCCGAAATAAGTTATAATAAAAACTGGAAAAACTATTCTTTTTCGACCAATGCCTTTTACAGAAACGCAACTGATGCAATCAGACAATATGCACAGCTTTTAGATAATGGAGTGGTTTTACTCCAGCCTCAAAACATTGGAAGTACGGTTACGTATGGTTTAGAAACTATTTTCAGCCTTAAACCAGTTGGTTTTTATGACGCAAATATTAGCTTAACCGCTTTTCAGCAAAACATTAATGCAAACAATTTACCTCAGGCCGAGGATGTTGTAAGCAATGCTTTCAGCTGGTACGGAAAAGTGATTAATAACTTTGTTCCCTGGAAAGGCGGAAAGCTTCAGATTATAGGAAATTACAATTCTGCTGTTGCAACTCCGCAGGGAAAAAGAATTCCGATATACAATGTAGACATGGGATTTCAGCAAAAATTAGGAAAAGGAAATGCCCGACTGGGCTTAGTTGTAACCGATATGTTTAATACTTTAGAAAGCGGTTACAAAAACAATACGCTTTTGTTTAGCAATCATAGAACCAATAAATCAGACACAAGAGCTTTGATGGTTACTTTTGCCTACACTTTCAGATCTGATTTTAAAGAAAAATTACTAGAAAATCAGTTTTCAACGGAGTAA